One window of Catonella massiliensis genomic DNA carries:
- the rpsF gene encoding 30S ribosomal protein S6 produces MNKYELALVVNAKIEDEARNKVVEDVKGLVTRFGGTITDIDEWGKKKLAYDIQKMSEGFYYFIHFEAESSAPSEIESRVRIMENVLRFLCVKQEA; encoded by the coding sequence ATGAACAAATATGAATTAGCCTTAGTTGTTAATGCAAAAATCGAAGACGAGGCAAGAAACAAAGTAGTAGAAGATGTTAAAGGCCTTGTAACACGTTTTGGCGGCACTATCACCGATATCGATGAATGGGGAAAGAAGAAACTTGCTTATGATATTCAGAAGATGAGCGAAGGTTTCTACTATTTCATCCATTTTGAAGCTGAATCATCAGCTCCTAGTGAGATTGAGAGCCGTGTCCGTATTATGGAGAACGTTCTTAGATTTTTATGCGTTAAACAGGAAGCATAA
- a CDS encoding single-stranded DNA-binding protein, translated as MNKVILMGRLTRDPEVRYSQGDSQMAIARFSLAVDRRFKRQGDTVTADFFNCTAFGKQGEFVEKYLKQGTKIVVTGRIQNDNYTNKEGQKVYSVQIIVEEIEFAESKNAAGGGSSFQSAPAGGNQEPMMPEDGFMNIPDGIDNTLPFQ; from the coding sequence ATGAACAAAGTAATTTTAATGGGCCGTCTTACAAGAGATCCTGAGGTTAGATATTCCCAGGGTGACAGCCAGATGGCTATAGCAAGATTTTCACTTGCAGTTGACAGAAGATTTAAGAGACAGGGAGATACAGTTACCGCTGATTTCTTTAACTGTACTGCTTTTGGTAAGCAGGGTGAATTTGTAGAGAAGTATCTTAAGCAGGGTACCAAGATAGTAGTTACCGGACGTATCCAGAATGATAACTATACAAATAAAGAAGGTCAGAAGGTATACAGTGTTCAGATTATTGTAGAAGAGATAGAATTTGCTGAGAGCAAGAACGCAGCGGGCGGTGGAAGTTCATTCCAGAGTGCTCCTGCAGGCGGTAATCAGGAACCAATGATGCCTGAGGATGGCTTTATGAACATCCCTGACGGTATCGACAATACTCTCCCATTTCAATAA
- the rpsR gene encoding 30S ribosomal protein S18: MSFNKDNKGSREDKSDFPRRRPMHRRKKVCALTPEELDNLDYKDAAKLKKFISERGKILPRRITGTSAKHQRILTTAIKRARHLALIPYVCE; this comes from the coding sequence ATGTCATTCAATAAGGACAACAAAGGTTCTAGAGAAGATAAAAGTGATTTCCCACGCAGGAGACCAATGCACAGAAGAAAGAAAGTATGTGCTTTGACACCTGAAGAGCTTGATAACCTTGATTATAAGGATGCAGCTAAGTTAAAGAAATTCATCTCTGAGAGAGGTAAGATTCTTCCTAGAAGAATAACAGGAACAAGCGCTAAGCACCAGAGAATACTTACAACAGCTATTAAGCGTGCTCGCCACTTAGCTCTTATCCCATACGTTTGCGAATAA
- the rpoB gene encoding DNA-directed RNA polymerase subunit beta has product MKKNRIRPIKAGNGIRMSYARQKEVLEMPNLIEVQKNSYQWLLTDGLKEVFDDISMIVDYSGRYGLRFVDFTLEPKENHTIEVCKERDGTYSAALKVVVELVDIKEKKVRSQQKGVFLGELPLMTDTGSFIINGAERVIVSQLVRSPGIYYSIAHDKTGKELYTSQVIPNRGAWLEYETDSNNVFYVKVDRNRKVPITVLIRALGVSLNKDIEELFGDEPKLQASLAKDVSTNSDEGLLELYKKLRPGEPLLVENALNYINNMLFDPKRYDLAKVGRYKFNKKLAFRNRIVRHTLAEDVMDRSTGEVIGEKGTVITTELADKLQNSAVPYVFIQGEERNVKVLSNLMVDINAFIPELDKEEVGITELVYYPKLVEVMELANGDFESEDFKRELKNHINDLIPKHITREDIFASINYVFNLESGIGTEDDIDHLGNRRIRAVGELLQNQYRIGLSRMERTVRDKLGSIGSDAVDDTNPGDFINCKPVTAAIKEFFGSSQLSQFMDQHNPLGELTHKRRLSALGPGGLSRDRAGFEVRDVHYSHYGRMCPVETPEGPNIGLINSLASYARINEYGFIEAPYRKLDKSDPENPRVTDEVVYLTADEEDPFIVAQANEPLDENGYFINNTVSGRFRDETSTYDKKNVELMDVSPKMVFSAATAMIPFLQNDDANRALMGSNMQRQAVPLLFTDSAVVGTGMEAKVAVDSGVCVLAEKAGVVVSACGDRILIRNDDDNRITEYPLLKFARSNQGTCINQRPIVNNGDHVEAKQVIADGPSTKGGEIGLGKSPLIGFMTWEGYNYEDAVLLSERLVRDDVYTSVHIEEYECEARDTKLGDEEITRDVPGVGDDALKDLNEDGIIRIGAEVRAGDILVGKVTPKGETELTAEERLLRAIFGEKAREVRDTSLRVPHGEYGIIVDAKKFEREKGDELAHGVKKSVRVYIAQKRKIQVGDKMAGRHGNKGVVSRVLPVEDMPFLPNGRPLDIVLNPLGVPSRMNIGQVLEIHLSLAATVLGFKVSTPIFDGANEEDIGDTLELANDYINMPLDEFEKKYRDDLGDEVMDYLLTHLDSRNDWKGVKIGRDGKVWLKDGRTGQYFDSPATVGFMNYLKLHHLVDDKIHARSTGPYSLVTQQPLGGKAQFGGQRFGEMEVWALEAYGAAYTLQEILTIKSDDVVGRVKTYEAIIKGENISEPGIPESFKVLLKELQSLALDVTVLDEDGNEIKMMENVEYGDEDLTPLIETEDTFTFDDASAKNGFTTGTPEELEEGIQDEEDPDYFDGEDLDLDYDGNDDNEDF; this is encoded by the coding sequence ATGAAGAAAAACAGAATTCGTCCGATCAAAGCAGGAAACGGAATTAGAATGAGTTATGCCAGACAGAAAGAAGTTCTTGAAATGCCTAATCTCATTGAGGTTCAGAAAAACTCATATCAGTGGCTTCTGACTGACGGACTTAAAGAGGTATTTGACGACATCTCTATGATTGTGGATTACAGTGGGCGCTATGGATTAAGATTTGTAGACTTTACCCTGGAGCCAAAGGAGAATCATACAATCGAGGTGTGCAAGGAAAGAGACGGAACATATTCGGCAGCACTTAAAGTGGTTGTAGAGTTGGTTGACATCAAAGAAAAGAAGGTGCGTTCTCAGCAGAAGGGTGTTTTCCTTGGTGAGCTCCCTCTGATGACAGATACCGGAAGCTTCATTATCAACGGTGCAGAGCGTGTAATCGTAAGCCAGTTAGTTCGTTCCCCGGGTATTTATTATAGTATTGCACACGATAAGACCGGTAAGGAGTTGTATACTTCTCAGGTTATTCCTAATCGTGGCGCTTGGCTTGAATACGAGACAGACTCAAACAATGTATTTTATGTAAAAGTAGATAGAAATAGAAAGGTGCCTATAACTGTACTTATAAGGGCACTCGGCGTGAGCCTTAATAAGGATATCGAAGAGCTTTTTGGCGATGAACCAAAGCTTCAGGCGAGCCTTGCTAAGGATGTTTCTACCAATTCTGATGAAGGTCTTCTTGAGCTGTATAAGAAGCTTCGTCCGGGTGAGCCTTTACTTGTAGAAAATGCGTTAAACTACATAAACAACATGCTTTTTGATCCAAAGCGCTATGACCTTGCAAAGGTAGGCCGCTACAAGTTTAACAAAAAGCTTGCCTTCCGCAACCGTATCGTAAGACATACGCTTGCAGAGGATGTGATGGATAGATCTACAGGAGAGGTTATCGGTGAGAAAGGTACTGTTATTACTACAGAGCTTGCTGATAAGCTTCAGAACTCTGCAGTTCCTTACGTATTTATTCAGGGTGAGGAAAGAAATGTAAAGGTGCTATCTAACCTCATGGTTGACATAAATGCATTCATTCCTGAACTTGACAAGGAAGAAGTTGGAATCACCGAGCTTGTTTACTATCCAAAGCTTGTGGAAGTTATGGAGCTTGCAAACGGAGACTTCGAGAGTGAAGACTTTAAGCGTGAACTTAAAAATCATATAAATGACCTTATTCCAAAGCATATAACAAGAGAAGATATATTTGCTTCTATTAACTATGTCTTCAATTTGGAGAGTGGAATAGGTACAGAGGATGATATCGACCACCTTGGTAACAGACGTATCCGTGCCGTAGGTGAGCTCCTTCAGAATCAATACCGTATCGGACTTTCCAGAATGGAAAGAACAGTCCGCGACAAGCTTGGAAGCATCGGAAGCGATGCTGTAGATGATACAAACCCAGGTGACTTTATCAACTGTAAGCCTGTAACTGCGGCCATCAAGGAGTTCTTCGGAAGCTCACAGCTGTCACAGTTCATGGATCAGCACAACCCTCTTGGTGAGCTTACACATAAGAGAAGGCTTTCAGCCCTCGGTCCTGGCGGTCTTTCAAGAGACAGAGCGGGCTTTGAGGTTCGAGACGTACATTATTCCCATTATGGAAGAATGTGCCCTGTAGAGACGCCGGAAGGACCTAACATCGGTCTTATTAACTCGCTTGCAAGTTACGCAAGAATCAATGAATACGGCTTCATTGAAGCACCATATAGAAAGCTTGATAAGTCAGATCCTGAGAATCCTAGGGTAACTGATGAGGTGGTTTACCTTACCGCTGACGAGGAAGACCCATTTATAGTTGCACAGGCGAATGAGCCTCTTGATGAAAATGGATATTTTATAAATAACACGGTATCAGGCCGTTTTAGGGACGAGACTTCTACCTATGACAAGAAGAACGTAGAGCTGATGGACGTATCTCCTAAGATGGTATTTTCAGCAGCTACTGCCATGATTCCTTTCCTTCAGAACGACGATGCGAACCGTGCACTCATGGGCTCTAACATGCAGCGTCAGGCGGTGCCTCTCCTCTTCACTGATTCAGCAGTGGTTGGAACAGGTATGGAAGCAAAGGTGGCAGTAGACTCAGGAGTGTGCGTACTTGCTGAGAAGGCAGGCGTGGTAGTAAGCGCTTGTGGAGATAGAATTTTAATCAGAAATGATGATGACAACAGAATAACAGAGTACCCACTTCTCAAATTCGCAAGAAGTAATCAGGGAACCTGTATAAACCAGCGTCCTATAGTTAATAACGGTGACCACGTAGAAGCTAAGCAGGTTATTGCAGATGGTCCTTCTACAAAGGGTGGAGAGATTGGTCTTGGCAAGAGCCCTCTTATCGGCTTTATGACTTGGGAAGGCTACAACTACGAGGATGCGGTTCTTCTCTCAGAGCGTCTTGTAAGAGACGATGTATACACCTCTGTTCATATAGAAGAATATGAGTGTGAGGCAAGAGATACAAAGCTTGGAGACGAGGAAATCACAAGAGATGTGCCTGGTGTAGGTGATGATGCTCTTAAAGACCTTAATGAAGACGGTATCATAAGAATAGGTGCAGAGGTCCGTGCCGGAGATATTCTTGTAGGAAAGGTTACTCCTAAGGGAGAGACAGAGCTTACTGCAGAAGAGCGTTTACTTCGTGCCATCTTCGGTGAGAAGGCAAGAGAGGTAAGAGATACTTCACTTCGTGTTCCTCACGGTGAGTACGGAATCATAGTAGATGCTAAGAAGTTTGAAAGAGAAAAGGGCGATGAGCTTGCCCACGGCGTAAAGAAGAGCGTAAGAGTATATATTGCACAGAAGAGAAAGATCCAGGTAGGAGATAAGATGGCGGGACGCCACGGTAATAAGGGTGTAGTTTCAAGGGTGCTCCCTGTTGAGGATATGCCTTTTCTTCCTAACGGGCGCCCTCTTGACATAGTACTTAACCCACTCGGCGTGCCTTCACGTATGAATATCGGACAGGTGCTTGAGATTCACCTGAGCCTCGCTGCCACGGTACTTGGCTTTAAGGTATCCACACCTATCTTTGATGGTGCCAACGAGGAGGATATCGGCGATACACTTGAGCTTGCCAATGACTACATCAATATGCCTCTTGACGAGTTTGAAAAGAAATATAGAGATGACCTTGGTGATGAGGTAATGGATTATCTGCTCACACATCTTGATTCCAGAAATGACTGGAAGGGTGTAAAGATAGGAAGAGACGGTAAGGTATGGCTTAAAGACGGTAGAACAGGCCAGTACTTTGATTCACCTGCTACAGTAGGCTTCATGAACTACCTTAAGCTCCACCACCTTGTAGACGATAAGATTCATGCCCGTTCTACAGGTCCTTACTCGCTGGTTACACAGCAGCCACTCGGTGGTAAAGCACAGTTTGGTGGACAGCGTTTCGGTGAGATGGAGGTTTGGGCACTTGAGGCTTATGGTGCCGCATATACCCTTCAGGAGATTCTTACTATCAAGTCTGATGATGTTGTTGGCCGTGTCAAGACCTATGAAGCTATTATAAAGGGAGAGAACATAAGTGAGCCTGGTATACCTGAGTCATTTAAGGTTCTTCTTAAGGAACTTCAGTCACTGGCTCTTGACGTTACCGTGCTTGATGAGGACGGAAACGAAATCAAGATGATGGAAAATGTTGAGTATGGTGACGAGGATCTTACTCCACTCATTGAGACTGAGGATACATTTACTTTTGATGATGCTTCAGCAAAGAACGGCTTCACTACCGGTACACCTGAAGAGCTTGAAGAGGGTATACAGGATGAAGAAGACCCGGATTATTTTGATGGTGAGGATTTAGATTTAGACTACGATGGTAATGACGATAACGAAGACTTTTAA